One genomic segment of Coleofasciculaceae cyanobacterium includes these proteins:
- a CDS encoding telomere resolvase codes for MAIARIDKFIEQLKPLTTLKEIKALCNHELDYLRDELSIDTKYSKSGFPISVFGDARRLKTQISAYRKAIKNLETNYRNSMSQVVNGESVRVHKALRYFNLAKHEKNDVNTRDHTRVRQDKTNRHSFDAVAVIEQALELLESFSYISKIAGLYLLTGRRHEEILITGKFDEPIFDSASDSLISEWLDYDIESALFSGQVKRKSKEDTPYNIPLLAPLDTIQTVIEWLRINKPHKPGQRPKGSKELGEKVRKIFQDTKLLPIPSGKDIYLNPHNLRSAYSAICWQLYRSSEATYNCTEDLFVKEIMGHVEQTTESAQSYLDYELDHTEVEKLLNYYA; via the coding sequence ATGGCGATCGCTAGAATAGACAAGTTTATCGAACAGCTCAAACCCTTAACTACTCTCAAAGAAATTAAAGCATTATGTAATCACGAGCTTGACTATTTAAGAGATGAGCTATCCATAGATACTAAATACAGTAAGTCAGGCTTTCCAATTAGTGTATTTGGTGATGCTCGGAGGCTTAAAACTCAGATTTCAGCCTACCGTAAAGCAATCAAAAATCTTGAGACTAATTATCGCAACAGTATGTCTCAGGTAGTAAATGGCGAATCAGTAAGGGTACACAAAGCACTTAGATACTTTAATTTAGCCAAGCATGAAAAAAATGATGTCAATACTCGCGATCATACTAGAGTCAGACAAGACAAAACAAATCGCCATAGCTTTGATGCTGTAGCAGTAATTGAACAGGCACTTGAACTATTAGAATCCTTTAGCTACATCTCAAAAATTGCTGGTTTGTATCTGCTTACAGGTCGCAGACATGAAGAGATATTGATTACGGGAAAATTTGATGAACCTATATTCGATTCAGCTAGCGATTCACTAATTAGCGAATGGTTAGACTATGACATCGAGTCTGCTTTATTTTCTGGTCAGGTAAAACGTAAAAGCAAAGAAGATACTCCCTACAACATACCGCTACTCGCACCGTTGGACACAATTCAAACTGTTATCGAATGGTTGCGAATTAACAAACCTCATAAACCTGGTCAAAGACCCAAGGGCAGTAAAGAGCTAGGGGAAAAAGTGAGAAAAATATTTCAAGATACTAAATTATTACCCATACCTTCGGGTAAAGATATTTACCTTAATCCCCACAATTTGAGGTCTGCTTATTCTGCAATTTGCTGGCAACTTTATCGTAGCTCTGAGGCAACCTATAACTGTACAGAAGATTTGTTTGTTAAAGAAATTATGGGTCACGTGGAACAAACCACCGAATCTGCTCAAAGTTATCTTGACTATGAGTTAGACCATACCGAAGTTGAAAAGTTGCTGAATTATTATGCCTGA